Genomic DNA from Candidatus Bathyarchaeia archaeon:
TGTTACCCTGTTTTCCAGCTCGGGCTTGCCGTAGGTCGTCCCTATGTGATCGTGAATGTACTTGATATGGTGCTCGCCGACCGCGTCGCCGCAGACCCAGCCTAGAACAGTTTTCTTGCCGGCTTCCGTTTGCGGGTTCCGGTCCATTAGAAGAACGCTAACGTTGCCTTTGCCCTTGAGGGCGATGGTCCCCGCGGTCATGCAGCCCGCTATCCCGGCGCCTACAACCACAACATCCCAGTTTTCGACCAAGTTCTCTATCCCCGATTGGAGTTTCTCGTTGACTCCGGAACACGCTTTAGCCTTTTGCCTCTTGAATCCACACCGTCAGGGAATTAGGCTTATATCACCTCCGGCGAAATCGAGCTTTTCGAATCGCGAAATGTCCGGTCCAACTGTCGAGACGAAGAAGCCGCCTTTCATCGGATTATGGCTCAAGGCCATGCGGGTCCCATTCTTGCAAGCGACCTTTGTCCCTGTCATACTCGGCGGAGTGATCGCATGGGAGACCCTGCATATTTTCAGCTGGTCAACGTTTCTTCTGACGATATTGGGAGCGAGT
This window encodes:
- a CDS encoding dehydrogenase, producing the protein MVENWDVVVVGAGIAGCMTAGTIALKGKGNVSVLLMDRNPQTEAGKKTVLGWVCGDAVGEHHIKYIHDHIGTTYGKPELENRVTAVYVYSPDMKVRVPFEGPGYVLDRPKFAKRLLD